Proteins from a genomic interval of Rosa chinensis cultivar Old Blush chromosome 2, RchiOBHm-V2, whole genome shotgun sequence:
- the LOC112186380 gene encoding probable caffeoyl-CoA O-methyltransferase At4g26220, protein MESRGIKISKGVLQSDELSQYILETSVYPREPAPLKELRDATASHPRAGLATAPDAAQLLAMLLRLIDAKKTIEIGVFTGYSLLLTALTIPEDGKIVAMDINRETYDQIGLPIIKKAGVEHKIDFIESEAVPVLDKLLEHPENEGSFDFAYVDADKVNNWNYHERLLKLLKVGGLVVYDNTLCRGSVALPDELVPEPRKQRRQLAIEHNKTLAADPRIQISHASVGDGIMICRRII, encoded by the exons ATGGAATCAAGAGGGATTAAGATCTCAAAGGGCGTGCTGCAGAGTGATGAATTATCTCAA TACATCTTGGAGACTAGTGTGTATCCACGTGAACCAGCGCCTCTCAAGGAGCTAAGGGATGCCACTGCCAGCCACCCTCG TGCTGGATTGGCTACTGCACCAGATGCAGCTCAGTTACTAGCCATGCTGTTGAGGCTCATAGATGCAAAGAAGACAATTGAAATTGGTGTTTTCACGGGATATTCTCTTCTACTCACTGCGCTTACAATTCCTGAGGATGGCAAG ATTGTAGCCATGGATATAAATCGTGAGACATATGATCAAATAGGCTTGCCGATCATAAAGAAAGCTGGTGTTGAGCACAAAATTGACTTCATTGAATCTGAGGCTGTTCCAGTTCTTGATAAGCTATTGGAACAT CCTGAAAATGAAGGCAGTTTCGACTTTGCCTATGTGGATGCCGACAAGGTTAACAATTGGAATTACCACGAGAGACTACTGAAGCTGTTGAAGGTGGGTGGCTTAGTTGTCTATGACAACACACTCTGCAGAGGATCAGTCGCGTTGCCTGATGAGTTAGTTCCAGAGCCGAGGAAACAGCGCAGACAGCTAGCCATTGAGCATAACAAGACACTTGCAGCCGATCCACGTATCCAAATTTCTCATGCTTCTGTGGGTGATGGGATCATGATTTGTCGCAGAATCATATAA